A region of the Arthrobacter sp. FW306-07-I genome:
TGCGCGAGACGGGGATCGGGCCCGAGCGGGGCTGCCGCGGCACTGCCGGGACGGCTCTTCACGGCGCGGGCGATGTCCACTTTCACGTGGTACCCGACGCTCAGCAACAGCGGCACCACCACGGCGGGCTCCCCCTCCGGCAGGCCCGCCACCACGTCCACGAGGTCGGGCTGCTGGACGTCCACGTACGCTTCGCGGACATCAAGCCCGGGGCGCAGTTCCGCGATGGCGGCGCGCAGGGCATTGACCTCCGCGGCCCCCTGTGCGTTGGACGTCCCATGGGCGCAGGCGATCATGATGGGGCTGTTCATAGGGGCTAGCGTAACGTTGGAGCCGCCCTGTCCGCCCTCTTTGAAATGCCAGGACGCCCCATGACCTTCGCCTTTGACAACTCCCCGGTGTGGCTGGATCTGCTGGGCGTGTTCTTCTTCGCCGTCTCGGGCTCGCTGCTGGCTGCGCGGAAGCAGATCGACATTGTCGGGTCCCTGCTGCTGGCCTCTTTGGTGGGGCTCGGGGGCGGCGTGATCCGCGACATCATCCTGGCCATCGTCCCGGCGGCCTTCACCAACCCGGCCTATCTGGCGCCGCCGCTGCTGGCCACCGTGCTGGTGTTCTTCCTGTTCTCCAGCGTGCAGCGGTACACGTCGCTGCTGATCCTGTTCGACGCCGCCGGCCTGGCCCTGTTCTGCATGACCGGCACGGTTAAGGCGCTGGCCACTGGGTTGAATCCCGTGGCTTCAGTGCTGTTGGGGGTTACGACGGCGGTGGGCGGCGGTTTGCTCCGGGACATCACGGCCAATGAGGTGCCGGAGCTCTTCAACCCGAAGGACATCTACGCGCTGCCGGCATTCCTCGGTTCCTCGTTGACGGCGGTGCTGTGGGTCCTTGGCGTATTCAACGTGCTGACCGCTGCCGGTATCGCGGCGCTGGTGTTCACCTTCCGGGTCCTGGCCTGGCGGCGGTCCTGGCAGGCACCCCT
Encoded here:
- a CDS encoding trimeric intracellular cation channel family protein, encoding MTFAFDNSPVWLDLLGVFFFAVSGSLLAARKQIDIVGSLLLASLVGLGGGVIRDIILAIVPAAFTNPAYLAPPLLATVLVFFLFSSVQRYTSLLILFDAAGLALFCMTGTVKALATGLNPVASVLLGVTTAVGGGLLRDITANEVPELFNPKDIYALPAFLGSSLTAVLWVLGVFNVLTAAGIAALVFTFRVLAWRRSWQAPLAVRGWHRRATDSGL